The following are encoded together in the Bradyrhizobium algeriense genome:
- a CDS encoding F0F1 ATP synthase subunit C codes for MEPAAAKLIGAGIACIGMGGAGVGVGIIFGNYLAAAVRNPSAAQGQFGNLIFGFAVTEALGIFSLLIALLLLFVPL; via the coding sequence ATGGAACCGGCAGCAGCTAAACTTATCGGCGCGGGCATCGCATGCATCGGCATGGGTGGCGCGGGCGTCGGTGTGGGCATCATCTTCGGCAACTACCTCGCCGCAGCGGTGCGCAATCCTTCCGCAGCCCAGGGCCAGTTCGGCAACCTGATCTTCGGCTTCGCCGTAACCGAAGCGCTCGGCATCTTCTCGCTGCTGATCGCGCTGCTGCTGCTGTTCGTTCCGCTCTGA
- a CDS encoding secondary thiamine-phosphate synthase enzyme YjbQ, whose protein sequence is MPAPKSLSRTTPTAVAANTIVSSLLTVQISGVGFTDLTAEVAKFAREVRAREGAVTLFIRHTSASLTIQENADPTVLVDLTTALDRLAPENAGWRHDTEGPDDMPAHIKTMLTATSLHIPVLQGALALGTWQAIYLVEHRARPHRREIVLQFIGMTG, encoded by the coding sequence ATGCCCGCACCCAAATCCCTCTCCCGCACCACGCCCACCGCCGTCGCCGCCAACACCATCGTGTCCTCGCTGCTGACCGTGCAGATTTCAGGCGTGGGTTTTACCGATCTCACGGCCGAGGTCGCGAAGTTCGCGCGAGAAGTGCGTGCGCGCGAAGGCGCGGTGACGCTGTTTATTCGTCACACCTCGGCGTCTCTCACGATCCAGGAAAATGCCGATCCGACCGTGCTCGTCGATTTGACGACGGCGCTGGACCGGCTCGCGCCCGAGAATGCCGGCTGGCGCCATGACACCGAAGGGCCGGACGACATGCCGGCGCATATCAAGACCATGCTGACCGCGACCTCGCTGCACATCCCTGTGCTGCAGGGCGCGCTCGCACTGGGCACGTGGCAGGCGATCTATCTGGTCGAGCACCGCGCGCGGCCGCACCGGCGCGAGATCGTGCTGCAGTTCATTGGCATGACCGGTTGA
- a CDS encoding F0F1 ATP synthase subunit A, with product MKIDPIHQFNIEPLFTIGHIGNHTIAFTNSSLYMFLSVAVISLLMIGGMAGRQLVPGRLQSIAEISYEFVASTIRSTAGSEGMKFFPLIFSLFMFICISNLIGIIPYTFTVSSHIIVTAALAFLVFFTVLIYGLYKNGLKFFKIFVPSGVPIYILPLVMFIEILSFFLRPVSHSVRLFANMLAGHIALKVFAGFVAMLGVSLGALGWAGGMLPLALTVALTALELLVAFLQAYVFAILTCIYLNDAIHPGH from the coding sequence ATGAAAATCGACCCGATCCACCAGTTCAATATCGAACCCCTCTTCACGATCGGCCATATCGGCAACCACACGATCGCCTTCACCAACTCGTCGCTCTACATGTTCCTCTCGGTAGCGGTGATCTCGCTATTGATGATCGGCGGCATGGCGGGACGGCAGCTGGTTCCGGGAAGGCTGCAGTCGATCGCCGAAATCTCCTACGAGTTCGTCGCCTCAACGATCCGCTCTACCGCCGGCTCGGAAGGCATGAAGTTCTTCCCGCTGATCTTCTCGCTGTTCATGTTCATCTGCATTTCGAACCTGATTGGCATCATCCCCTACACGTTCACGGTTTCGAGCCACATCATCGTCACCGCGGCGCTGGCCTTCCTGGTTTTCTTCACCGTCCTGATCTACGGGCTCTACAAGAACGGATTGAAGTTCTTCAAGATTTTCGTGCCCTCCGGCGTGCCGATCTACATCCTGCCGCTGGTCATGTTCATCGAAATCCTGTCGTTCTTCCTGCGGCCGGTTTCGCACAGCGTGCGTCTGTTCGCCAACATGCTGGCCGGCCACATCGCGCTGAAGGTGTTCGCGGGCTTCGTCGCCATGCTCGGCGTCTCGCTCGGCGCGCTCGGCTGGGCCGGCGGCATGCTGCCACTGGCGCTCACTGTGGCGCTGACCGCTCTCGAATTGCTGGTCGCGTTCCTGCAGGCCTATGTGTTTGCGATCCTGACCTGCATCTACCTCAACGACGCCATTCATCCGGGACACTAA
- the thrC gene encoding threonine synthase: MTRYISTRGEAPVLGFCDVMLTGLARDGGLYVPEVWPQLSHETIAGFFGRPYWEVAVDVIRPFVAGEISDADLGRMANEAYATFRHPAVVPLNQVGPNQFVLELFHGPTLAFKDVAMQLISRLMDHVLAKRNQRTTIVVATSGDTGGAAVDAFAGLDNVDLVVLFPNGRISDVQRRMMTTTGASNVHALAIEGTFDDCQAILKAMFNHHGFRDAVSLSGVNSINWARIVAQVVYYFTSAVALGAPARTVDFTVPTGNFGDIFAGYVAKKMGLPVRWLRIASNVNDILPRTLKTGIYEVREVHASASPSMDIQISSNFERLLFEASRRDADSVRRLMGSLKQSGRFVLPDAMLAAIREEFDAGRADETETAAAIRAAWREAGDLVDPHTAVALAVADRDTSDSGIPNIVLSTAHPAKFPDAVEAACGVRPQLPAWLDGLMTKSEHITVMKNDSAEVERFVRSVSRAAKQGVAG, encoded by the coding sequence TTGACGCGCTATATTTCGACACGGGGGGAGGCCCCCGTCCTGGGTTTCTGCGATGTGATGCTGACCGGGCTCGCCCGCGACGGCGGCCTCTATGTGCCCGAGGTCTGGCCGCAGCTCTCGCACGAGACCATCGCAGGATTTTTCGGCCGGCCTTACTGGGAAGTCGCGGTCGACGTGATCCGGCCGTTTGTCGCGGGTGAAATCTCCGACGCCGACCTTGGGCGCATGGCGAATGAAGCCTACGCCACGTTCCGCCATCCGGCCGTCGTGCCGCTGAACCAGGTCGGGCCCAATCAATTCGTGCTGGAGCTGTTCCACGGCCCGACGTTGGCGTTCAAGGACGTCGCGATGCAGTTGATCTCGCGGCTGATGGATCACGTGCTGGCCAAGCGCAACCAGCGCACCACCATCGTGGTCGCGACTTCAGGCGATACCGGCGGCGCCGCCGTCGATGCGTTTGCGGGTCTCGACAATGTCGATCTGGTCGTGCTGTTCCCGAACGGGCGCATCTCCGATGTGCAGCGGCGGATGATGACGACGACGGGCGCGTCCAACGTGCATGCGCTCGCCATCGAAGGCACTTTTGACGATTGCCAGGCGATCCTGAAGGCGATGTTCAACCATCACGGCTTTCGCGACGCGGTCTCGCTGTCCGGCGTCAACTCGATCAACTGGGCGCGGATCGTGGCCCAGGTCGTGTATTATTTCACTTCCGCTGTCGCCCTCGGCGCGCCCGCACGCACAGTGGATTTCACCGTGCCGACCGGCAATTTCGGCGACATCTTTGCAGGCTATGTCGCCAAGAAGATGGGCCTGCCGGTCCGCTGGCTGCGCATCGCCTCCAACGTCAACGACATCCTGCCGCGCACGCTCAAGACCGGCATCTATGAGGTGCGCGAGGTTCACGCCTCGGCTTCGCCCTCGATGGACATCCAGATCTCCTCGAATTTCGAGCGGCTGCTGTTCGAGGCGAGCCGCCGCGACGCCGACAGCGTTCGCCGGCTGATGGGCTCGTTGAAACAGTCCGGACGTTTCGTGCTGCCGGATGCCATGCTGGCCGCGATCCGCGAGGAGTTCGATGCCGGCCGCGCCGACGAGACCGAGACGGCGGCCGCGATCCGCGCCGCCTGGCGCGAGGCCGGCGACCTCGTCGATCCCCATACCGCGGTGGCGCTGGCGGTGGCCGACCGCGACACCTCGGATTCAGGGATACCCAACATCGTGCTGTCGACCGCGCATCCGGCCAAGTTTCCCGATGCGGTGGAAGCCGCCTGCGGCGTGCGGCCGCAATTGCCGGCCTGGCTCGACGGTCTCATGACCAAATCCGAGCACATCACGGTGATGAAAAACGATTCAGCTGAAGTGGAGCGATTCGTGCGCTCGGTGAGCCGTGCCGCGAAGCAGGGAGTTGCCGGATGA
- a CDS encoding MFS transporter, translating to MTKDERFVILASSLGTVFEWYDFYLFGSLASVIGAQFFGVIDPATNQPMFNQATRDIFALLAFAAGFIVRPFGAIVFGRVGDIVGRKYTFLVTILIMGLSTFIVGILPNAATIGIAAPIILIALRLLQGLALGGEYGGAATYVAEHAPMGKRGYYTSFIQTTATLGLFLSLLVILFTRSALGETEFAKWGWRIPFLVSVLLLGISVWIRLRLNESPVFQKMKDEGKGSKAPLTEAFANWSNAKIVILALIGGVMGQGVVWYTGQFYALFFMQSILKVDGYTANLLIAWSLLFGTGFFVVFGALSDKIGRKPIILAGCLIAALTFFPIFRMITTNANPALEKAIESVKVEVVADKAGCGDLFNPVGTRVFTAPCDTARAYLAQQSVKYSTSYGAAGSGVKVVVNGKDVPYTDAKASNPQVLTAVQGAGYPKAGDAQIVKMSHPFDIFQPRIAAVIGLLFILVVYVTMVYGPIAAMLVELFPTKIRYTSMSLPYHIGNGWFGGLLPATSFAIVASTGDIYAGLWYPIIFASITAVIGFFFLPETKDVDITK from the coding sequence ATGACGAAGGACGAACGTTTCGTCATTCTCGCCTCCTCGCTCGGTACTGTCTTTGAATGGTATGACTTCTACCTGTTCGGCTCGCTTGCCAGCGTGATCGGCGCGCAATTCTTCGGCGTCATTGATCCCGCAACGAATCAGCCGATGTTCAACCAGGCCACCCGCGACATCTTCGCGCTGCTGGCGTTCGCCGCGGGCTTCATCGTTCGCCCGTTCGGCGCCATCGTATTTGGTCGCGTCGGCGACATCGTCGGCCGCAAATACACCTTCCTGGTCACCATTCTGATCATGGGCCTGTCGACCTTCATCGTCGGCATATTGCCCAACGCGGCGACCATCGGCATTGCGGCGCCGATCATTCTGATCGCATTGCGCCTGCTGCAGGGCCTCGCGCTCGGCGGCGAGTATGGCGGTGCAGCGACTTACGTCGCGGAGCACGCGCCGATGGGCAAGCGCGGCTACTACACCTCGTTCATCCAGACCACGGCCACGCTCGGCCTGTTCCTGTCGCTGCTGGTGATCCTGTTCACCCGTTCCGCACTCGGCGAAACCGAATTCGCGAAATGGGGCTGGCGCATTCCGTTCCTGGTCTCGGTGCTGCTGCTCGGCATCTCGGTCTGGATCCGGCTGCGGCTGAATGAATCGCCGGTGTTCCAGAAGATGAAGGACGAGGGCAAGGGCTCCAAGGCGCCGCTGACCGAAGCCTTCGCCAACTGGAGCAACGCCAAGATTGTCATCCTGGCGCTGATCGGCGGCGTGATGGGTCAGGGCGTGGTCTGGTACACGGGCCAGTTCTACGCGCTGTTCTTCATGCAATCGATCCTCAAGGTCGACGGCTACACCGCGAACCTCTTGATCGCCTGGTCGCTATTGTTCGGAACCGGCTTCTTCGTCGTGTTCGGCGCACTCTCCGACAAGATCGGCCGCAAGCCGATCATTCTGGCGGGCTGCCTGATCGCGGCGCTGACCTTCTTCCCGATCTTCAGGATGATCACGACCAACGCCAACCCAGCGCTGGAGAAGGCCATCGAGTCGGTCAAGGTGGAAGTGGTCGCAGACAAGGCAGGCTGCGGCGACCTGTTCAACCCGGTCGGCACCCGCGTCTTCACCGCACCTTGCGACACCGCTCGCGCCTACCTCGCGCAGCAGTCGGTCAAGTATTCGACCAGCTACGGCGCGGCAGGCTCCGGCGTGAAGGTTGTCGTCAACGGCAAGGACGTTCCTTACACCGACGCCAAGGCCTCCAACCCGCAAGTGCTGACGGCGGTGCAGGGCGCAGGTTATCCGAAAGCAGGCGACGCCCAGATCGTGAAGATGTCGCACCCATTCGATATCTTCCAGCCGCGGATCGCGGCTGTGATCGGGCTGCTGTTCATCCTGGTGGTCTACGTCACCATGGTGTACGGGCCGATTGCGGCGATGCTGGTCGAACTGTTCCCGACCAAGATCCGCTACACCTCGATGTCGCTGCCCTATCACATCGGCAACGGCTGGTTCGGCGGCTTGCTGCCGGCGACCTCGTTCGCGATCGTGGCCTCGACCGGCGATATCTACGCGGGTCTGTGGTATCCGATCATCTTCGCGTCGATAACGGCAGTGATCGGCTTCTTCTTCCTGCCGGAAACCAAGGACGTCGACATCACGAAGTAA
- a CDS encoding AtpZ/AtpI family protein has product MAEDKNDNASGNRDQPSSDEAALSARLGSLDQRLSEIRDSRKIRTDQPGTESGDRAARASAMALGFRLSSELVAGVVVGAAIGWGFDRLLSTSPFGFIVFLLLGFVAGVVNVVRTAGAGPGRR; this is encoded by the coding sequence ATGGCCGAAGACAAGAATGACAACGCAAGTGGAAATCGCGATCAGCCGTCCTCCGACGAAGCTGCGCTTTCCGCAAGGCTCGGAAGTCTGGATCAACGGTTGTCCGAAATTCGGGACAGCCGCAAAATCAGGACTGATCAACCCGGAACTGAAAGCGGAGACAGAGCTGCCAGAGCTTCTGCCATGGCGCTTGGTTTCCGGCTTTCCTCGGAATTGGTCGCGGGCGTTGTCGTCGGAGCGGCGATTGGCTGGGGGTTCGACCGTTTATTGTCGACATCGCCGTTCGGTTTCATCGTGTTTCTGCTGCTCGGCTTCGTCGCCGGTGTGGTCAACGTGGTGAGAACTGCAGGCGCAGGTCCAGGCAGGCGCTGA
- a CDS encoding pitrilysin family protein has product MSVDVTKLPSGLTVVTDTMPHLETAALGVWAGVGGRDEKPNEHGISHLLEHMAFKGTTRRSSREIVEEIEAVGGDLNAGTSTETTAYYARVMKADVPLALDVLSDILANPSFVPDELEREKSVIVQEIGAAQDTPDDVVFEHLNELCFPDQPMGRSLLGTAKTLKKFDRDMLRGYLSTHYRGPDMVVAAAGAVDHKRVVEEVAQKFASFDATSAPKPVPAMFGKGGSRVVHRDLEQAHLTLALEGVPQTDLSLFSLQVFTNTLGGGMSSRLFQEVREKRGLCYSIYTFHAPYSDTGFFGLYTGTDPGDAPEMMEVIVDVINDAVETLTEAEIARAKAQMKAGLLMALESCSSRAEQLARHVLAYGRPQTVEELVARIDAVSVESTRNAAHALLSRSRPAVVALGSGRGLDTAVSFAEGLTRSKAKTLLH; this is encoded by the coding sequence ATGAGCGTTGACGTAACCAAGCTGCCGTCCGGCCTGACCGTCGTTACCGACACCATGCCGCATCTGGAAACAGCGGCGCTCGGCGTCTGGGCCGGCGTCGGCGGCCGTGACGAGAAGCCGAACGAGCACGGCATCTCGCACCTTCTGGAACACATGGCCTTCAAGGGCACGACCAGGCGCTCGTCGCGGGAGATCGTGGAAGAAATCGAGGCGGTCGGCGGCGATCTCAACGCCGGCACTTCGACCGAAACCACTGCCTATTATGCGCGGGTGATGAAGGCCGACGTGCCGCTCGCGCTCGACGTGCTCTCCGACATCCTCGCCAATCCATCCTTCGTGCCCGATGAACTCGAGCGCGAGAAGAGCGTCATCGTGCAGGAAATCGGCGCGGCGCAGGATACCCCTGACGACGTCGTGTTCGAGCACCTCAACGAACTCTGCTTTCCGGACCAGCCGATGGGCCGTTCGCTGCTGGGCACCGCCAAGACCCTGAAGAAATTCGATCGCGACATGCTGCGCGGCTATCTCTCGACGCACTACCGCGGCCCCGACATGGTGGTGGCGGCCGCGGGCGCGGTCGACCACAAGCGCGTGGTGGAGGAAGTGGCGCAAAAATTTGCCAGCTTCGACGCCACGTCCGCGCCGAAGCCGGTGCCTGCGATGTTCGGCAAGGGCGGCTCGCGGGTGGTGCATCGCGACCTCGAACAGGCGCATCTGACGCTGGCGCTCGAGGGCGTGCCGCAGACGGATCTATCGCTGTTCTCGCTGCAGGTGTTCACCAATACGCTCGGCGGCGGAATGTCGTCGCGGCTGTTCCAGGAAGTGCGCGAAAAGCGCGGCCTGTGCTACTCGATCTACACCTTCCACGCGCCCTATTCCGACACCGGCTTTTTCGGCCTCTATACCGGCACCGACCCCGGCGACGCGCCGGAAATGATGGAAGTGATCGTCGACGTCATCAATGATGCGGTGGAAACCCTGACCGAAGCCGAGATCGCCCGCGCCAAGGCGCAGATGAAGGCGGGGCTTCTGATGGCGCTGGAAAGCTGCTCCTCCCGGGCCGAACAGCTGGCGCGGCACGTGCTGGCCTATGGACGGCCGCAGACGGTGGAAGAACTGGTCGCCAGAATCGATGCGGTCAGCGTTGAATCGACCCGCAACGCTGCGCATGCGCTGCTGTCCCGCAGCCGGCCGGCGGTCGTGGCACTTGGCAGCGGCAGGGGGCTGGACACGGCGGTATCTTTTGCGGAAGGATTGACCAGGTCGAAGGCGAAGACGCTGCTGCATTAG
- a CDS encoding F0F1 ATP synthase subunit B', with translation MAEKSHGTGAHTGADGGHGGGFPPFESSTFASQLVSLVIAFVALYVIVSRIALPRVESVIDARQNAIEGDLAAAQKLKDESDAALKAYETELASARSRAQAIGNETREKLNAASEAERKKLEDQLTTRLAAAEKQIAATRETAMSNVRGIAADAAGAIVQRLTGVLPDKKTVSKAVDATLKG, from the coding sequence GTGGCTGAAAAGAGTCATGGTACCGGTGCCCACACCGGAGCAGACGGCGGACACGGCGGAGGATTTCCTCCGTTCGAGTCGAGCACGTTTGCTTCGCAGCTGGTGTCGCTCGTCATCGCATTCGTCGCACTCTATGTGATCGTATCCCGCATCGCGCTGCCGCGCGTCGAAAGCGTGATCGACGCACGTCAGAACGCGATCGAGGGCGATCTGGCCGCGGCGCAGAAGCTGAAGGACGAGTCCGACGCTGCGCTGAAGGCGTATGAGACGGAACTCGCTTCGGCGCGTTCCCGCGCACAGGCCATTGGCAACGAGACCCGCGAGAAGCTGAACGCGGCCTCGGAAGCCGAACGCAAGAAGCTGGAAGACCAGCTGACCACCAGGCTTGCCGCCGCCGAGAAGCAGATCGCGGCGACCCGCGAGACCGCGATGAGCAATGTCCGCGGCATCGCCGCGGATGCTGCCGGCGCGATCGTGCAACGCCTCACCGGCGTGCTGCCCGACAAGAAGACGGTGAGCAAGGCCGTCGATGCTACGTTGAAGGGATAG
- a CDS encoding YggT family protein, whose protein sequence is MDFASSLSAYWYFHLPNFVLAVLMYTLLGRVLLGLMVDADSPNYIWRFFCRITDPVVAAVAIVTPKVTPPVLLWLFGFVWLFWLRVVLHYTLLLLNLAPRIGGAAS, encoded by the coding sequence TTGGATTTCGCAAGCTCGCTCTCCGCATATTGGTACTTCCATCTGCCCAACTTTGTTCTTGCAGTATTGATGTACACGCTGCTTGGCCGTGTCCTGCTCGGTTTGATGGTGGATGCAGACTCGCCGAATTACATCTGGCGGTTCTTTTGCCGAATCACTGATCCCGTCGTCGCCGCTGTCGCGATCGTGACGCCGAAGGTGACCCCACCGGTGCTGCTTTGGCTGTTCGGCTTCGTCTGGCTGTTCTGGCTGCGCGTCGTGCTTCACTACACGTTGCTGTTGCTGAATCTCGCACCCAGGATCGGCGGAGCAGCGTCATGA
- a CDS encoding GNAT family protein, which produces MALFRLPTSGPAALVPRGHGLLLRAPQMADFLQWAQLREQSRAYLTPWEPIWPSDDLTRAGFRRRLRRYAEDIAADRSYPFIIFRQSDGAMIGGITLANVRRGIVQAGTIGYWVGEPHAGRGYMTAALRVLLPTLFGELNLHRIEAACIPSNTPSIRVLEKCGFTREGLARRYLCINGVWQDHLLFGLLHEDFRG; this is translated from the coding sequence ATGGCCCTGTTTCGTTTGCCAACCAGCGGACCGGCCGCGCTCGTGCCGCGCGGCCACGGCCTCCTGCTGCGCGCGCCGCAAATGGCGGATTTCCTGCAATGGGCGCAATTGCGCGAGCAAAGCCGCGCCTACCTCACGCCGTGGGAGCCGATCTGGCCGTCGGACGATCTGACCCGCGCCGGCTTTCGCCGAAGGCTGCGCCGCTACGCCGAAGATATCGCCGCCGACCGCTCCTATCCGTTCATCATCTTCCGCCAGTCTGACGGGGCCATGATCGGCGGTATCACGCTCGCCAATGTTCGCCGCGGCATCGTGCAGGCCGGCACCATCGGCTATTGGGTCGGCGAGCCCCATGCCGGTCGCGGCTACATGACCGCGGCGCTGCGGGTGCTGCTGCCGACGCTGTTCGGCGAGCTCAATCTGCACCGCATCGAGGCCGCCTGCATTCCCTCCAATACGCCCTCGATCCGGGTGCTGGAGAAATGCGGCTTCACCCGCGAGGGGCTGGCGCGGCGCTATCTCTGCATCAATGGCGTCTGGCAGGACCATCTGCTGTTCGGCCTGCTGCATGAGGATTTCCGCGGCTGA
- a CDS encoding lipoprotein-releasing ABC transporter permease subunit: MEKSPRPLPFAAFEWLVSGRYLRARRKEGFISVIAGFSFLGIMLGVATLIIVMAVMNGFRKELIDKIVGMNGHLVVQPIEQPLTDWQDVTERISQVPGIRLAAPVVDGPALASSAHNASGVLVRGIRPDDLNKLASIAGNIQQGSLDAFEQGQGVAIGSRLADQLSLRAGDNITLVAPGGAVTSKAIAPRIKPYKVAAVFSIDMSEYDSVMVFLPLAEAQAYFNRADDVSAIEIFIEASPDKVDGFRRPVADAAGRPVFLVDWRRRTSAFFAALQVERNVMFLILTLIVLVAALNIVSGLIMLVKDKGSDIAILRTVGASRGSIMRVFLIAGAAIGVAGTLTGFLVGMLICLNIESIRQFLSWLTNTELFPPKLYFLSKLPAEIDVGETAAVVIMALTLSFLATLYPSWRAARLDPVDALRYE; this comes from the coding sequence ATGGAAAAATCCCCGCGCCCCCTGCCGTTCGCGGCGTTCGAATGGCTGGTGTCCGGGCGCTACTTGCGGGCGCGTCGCAAGGAAGGCTTCATTTCCGTTATTGCCGGTTTCTCGTTCCTCGGCATCATGCTCGGCGTTGCGACGCTGATTATCGTGATGGCCGTCATGAACGGCTTTCGCAAGGAACTGATCGACAAGATCGTCGGCATGAACGGTCATCTCGTGGTGCAGCCAATCGAACAGCCGCTGACGGATTGGCAGGACGTCACTGAGCGCATCAGCCAGGTTCCAGGCATTCGGCTTGCCGCTCCGGTGGTGGACGGTCCGGCGCTGGCGTCCTCGGCGCACAATGCCTCTGGCGTACTCGTTCGCGGTATTCGCCCTGATGATCTCAACAAGCTCGCCTCGATCGCCGGCAACATCCAGCAGGGCTCGCTGGACGCATTTGAGCAGGGACAAGGGGTCGCCATCGGAAGCAGGCTTGCCGATCAATTGTCGCTGCGCGCCGGCGACAACATCACCCTGGTAGCACCCGGCGGAGCCGTGACGTCGAAGGCCATTGCGCCTCGTATCAAGCCTTACAAGGTCGCGGCGGTGTTCAGCATCGACATGTCGGAATATGATTCCGTGATGGTCTTTCTGCCGCTTGCCGAGGCGCAGGCCTATTTCAATCGCGCCGATGACGTCAGCGCGATCGAAATTTTCATCGAAGCCAGCCCCGACAAGGTCGACGGCTTCCGACGGCCGGTGGCCGACGCCGCCGGGCGGCCGGTGTTTCTTGTCGACTGGCGACGGCGTACCTCGGCCTTTTTCGCGGCACTTCAGGTCGAGCGCAACGTCATGTTTCTGATCCTGACCTTGATCGTGCTGGTCGCCGCGCTGAACATCGTTTCGGGCCTGATCATGCTCGTAAAGGACAAGGGCAGCGATATCGCCATTCTGCGCACCGTGGGCGCCTCGCGAGGATCGATCATGCGGGTGTTCCTGATCGCGGGCGCCGCCATCGGCGTTGCCGGCACGCTGACCGGTTTTCTCGTCGGCATGCTGATTTGCCTGAATATCGAATCGATCCGGCAATTCCTGTCCTGGCTCACCAATACCGAATTGTTTCCGCCAAAACTCTACTTTCTGTCGAAGCTGCCGGCGGAGATCGATGTTGGCGAGACCGCCGCCGTTGTGATCATGGCGCTGACGCTGTCATTCCTCGCGACACTCTATCCATCGTGGCGCGCGGCGCGGCTCGATCCGGTTGATGCGCTTCGATATGAGTAG
- a CDS encoding ATP F0F1 synthase subunit B (Produces ATP from ADP in the presence of a proton gradient across the membrane. Subunit B is part of the membrane proton channel.): MFTEPETWVAIAFVILMALFAYLGIHKTVLTALDHRAQRIKAELDDARRLKEEAAKLLGEYQTRRASAEREAEEIIANAKSEAERIAVEAKAKMEDFVARRTKTAESKIALAEAQALADVRAAAANAAVEAASTILSQSVKGSVADDLLTKGIAEVRAKLN, from the coding sequence ATGTTCACCGAACCGGAAACCTGGGTCGCGATCGCCTTCGTCATCCTGATGGCGCTGTTTGCCTATCTCGGCATCCACAAGACGGTGCTGACGGCGCTCGATCATCGCGCCCAGCGTATCAAGGCCGAACTCGACGACGCCCGCCGTCTCAAGGAGGAGGCCGCCAAGCTGCTCGGCGAGTACCAAACCCGGCGCGCCAGCGCCGAGCGCGAGGCCGAGGAAATCATCGCCAACGCCAAGTCCGAAGCCGAGCGCATCGCGGTCGAGGCCAAGGCCAAGATGGAAGACTTCGTCGCCCGCCGCACCAAGACCGCCGAGAGCAAGATCGCGCTCGCCGAAGCCCAGGCGCTGGCCGACGTCCGCGCCGCCGCCGCCAACGCCGCGGTCGAAGCCGCCTCGACCATCCTGTCGCAGTCGGTCAAGGGCTCGGTCGCCGACGACCTGCTCACCAAGGGCATTGCCGAGGTTCGTGCCAAGCTGAACTGA
- a CDS encoding 2-hydroxychromene-2-carboxylate isomerase gives MPRQVDYYFSLQSPWAYIGHQSFRRLVSIYDLKVNHRPVVLVDLFSETGGLPLMKRHPVRQRYRMVELQRWRDKRGLKFHLQPAHWPFNARLADGVVIAALEAGHDPDRYLRRAFAAVWEDQLNLADPATIEKLADESGLPGKQLVERSGAEEISAAYEQNRQDALAADVFGSPVYVLEGEVFWGQDRLELLEDALKSGRAPYSSVV, from the coding sequence ATGCCGCGTCAGGTCGATTACTATTTCTCGCTCCAGTCGCCCTGGGCCTATATCGGGCATCAGTCCTTTAGGCGCCTGGTAAGTATTTATGATCTCAAGGTAAATCACAGGCCGGTGGTGCTGGTCGATCTGTTTTCGGAGACCGGCGGCCTGCCTTTGATGAAGCGCCACCCGGTCCGGCAGCGCTACCGGATGGTCGAACTGCAGCGCTGGCGCGACAAGCGCGGACTGAAATTTCATCTGCAGCCGGCGCACTGGCCATTCAATGCCCGCCTCGCCGACGGCGTTGTGATCGCGGCGCTCGAGGCCGGCCACGATCCCGACCGCTATTTGCGCCGGGCCTTTGCCGCGGTCTGGGAAGATCAGCTCAATCTCGCCGATCCCGCAACGATCGAAAAACTCGCCGACGAATCGGGGCTGCCCGGCAAGCAATTGGTGGAGCGCTCCGGCGCGGAGGAAATCAGCGCGGCGTATGAGCAGAACCGGCAGGATGCGCTCGCGGCCGACGTATTCGGCTCGCCGGTCTATGTGCTCGAGGGCGAAGTGTTCTGGGGACAGGACCGCCTCGAATTGCTGGAAGATGCGTTGAAGTCCGGCCGCGCGCCCTATAGCTCAGTCGTGTAA